Below is a window of Stygiolobus azoricus DNA.
CAGTAGAAGAAATGAAGGAGGTAGTTAAGAGATCGAGGGAGAGAAGATTCTCGTCGATACAAACGTAATAATAAGCAAAAAAATCTTGATCTTAATAATACTGAGAGTGTGGTTTAAGAGCTTGCGGAATTTATATATCAAGAGTAGGGAAGGTATTAGGGAAAGAAAATAGGACAGTATACGTTAATAATGAAATTGAAAAATTTATTCATAGAAAGAATATATTTTAAAATATTTTAAACTATGTGGTTGCTAAATGGCAATGATTAATTATTTTCTATAATTAATTGTTAATGTTACTGTTCAGAAACTGAACAGCTAATGAGAAAATTTAAATACTAAAATCCAATTCAATGGTGATGATTGAGGTTTTATATATATGGAAGAAATATGGTAATTTTACTGCTTTGCAAGACGTTAGGTTTACTGTATATAATGGAGAAGTAGTAGGATATGTAGGGCTAAATGGTGCTGGTAAAACAACAACTATTGAAATAATTGCAGGTGTTTCATATCCTACTAGAGGAGACGTCATCATTGATGGATATAGTATTGTAAAAGAAAAGAAGGAAGCAGCAAAAAACGTGGGCTGGGTTCCAGAATTACCTATATTTGAACAGGATGTGAGAGCTCTCGATTATTTTATTTATCTTGCAGGATATTATGGTATAGATAAAGAAGAAGCTAAAAAGAAAGCAGAGGAACTGTTTTCCTTAGTTGGTTTGCAAGGAAGGGAGAAGGACAAGTTAAAAAATTACTCTCAAGGTATGAAAAAGAGATTCGCCTTAGCTGTGTCCTTAATTTCAGATCCAAATAATTTCCTATTTGATGAAGTTCTTAATGGACTCGATCCCGAAGGGATAATGTTCTTTAGAGATCTTGCTGTGAAATTGAAAAGAAAAAATAAAGCTGTACTCTTCTCTTCCCACATCCTTTCTGAAGTAGAAAATATAGCAGATAGAGTTGTTTTTATACATAAAGGAAGAATAATAAGGCAAATGCCAATGAGGGAAATTAGAAATTTCATTAAGACTAACACTTTCAGAGTAGTTTTAGGGAGGATTGATAAGGACGTAATTAAGATAGTAGAAAAATACGGTAATCCAAGAATTCAAGGAAATACAATTTTTATAGAGAATTTTGATGGAAATATTTCAGGATTGTGTGCTGATTTATCAAATTATGATATAATAGAGATGGGTAAAGTAAAAGGTAACCTGGAGGAAGTGTTCTTTAGGTTAATAGGTGAGCAAAATGAGACCAGTATTTTATGATTTTAAGAGAAGTTTCCTTAGATTATCTGTTATACTTTTTATAGTAATATCTGCTACAATAGGTATAGCAGTATCTTACGTAATTTATGCTAAAGTCTTTTCACCTCATCCTTACTATTTTTACAATCTTAACGTAATAGGCGTAAGTATACAAAAAGGTAATGGAGTTAAAGTCATAGGCTATATATTTAATAATCATGGAATTCCTATAAGCAATGCTCAAATTAACGTAAATGGAACGTCTTATACTACTAATGCTTCCGGATTCTTCGAACTTAATTTACCTAACTTCTATTTTAAACCTATTACCGTGAGTTATAATAATCAGAAAATTGAGTTTCTTCCACTTCCAGTATTTGTAAATGGTTCAAGATACTTATCATCTGTAGGTTATGTTCAGAAGAGTAATTACGTTTTTGTTATCGTTAATAATAATGGAAAAGGTACACTTATTTTAGCCGCAGATAATCCAAATAATCAGAAAGTTTACGTTAGTTTCTTAGACTTAGAAAATTCTTCCAGTTTCAATATAACTAACATTTCTTTTAAATATGTTGGAAATGTTACTAACTACATTAACTTTTATCATCTTCAAACTCCTCATTCAATAAAATATTTAGTAGTTCAAGTTAGATCCCCAAGTTCTTTTGCATTTCAAACAGTGGAAGAGTATTCCCCAGACGGTTACATAATACCAACGTTAGTAAGCACAATGATGGTGGAAATTAGCAGTTTTTCTTTTATTTTCCCTGCTGTAATGCTGTATTTAGCCTATATTCTATTCGCAAAACCGAGAGATTCTGGAGCATTGAAGTTCATACTAGCTAGACCTATAACCAGAAAAGAATTTTACATTAACAGATATCTAGGAGGAGTTCTAACAGCTATACTATCTTCTTTCTTGCTCTCTTTCCTAATTTACGCCACTCTTTCAATTCTGCTATCATCATCAGGAGTTTTATTACCTATAGATGTTCCAATAATACTGTTTGTTTCAACTTCTGGAGCTTTTATTGGATTCTTCTCATTAGTATATATGTTACCATCTTTTATAAGATCAGGAGGTATAGCGTTGGGAATTTCGATATTTCTCTTCTTATTCTTTCAAATAGGATTAAGTACTATTGCTGAGATAATAGCCTATATAACTGGACATATGAGTGAACTAAGTAACATACTCAATGAAATTTACTACTTAAATCCTCTTGGAGCAGAAGCGTTCGGTACCTATTACTTAGAAGTTCAATATGGAATAACATCGACAGTAAGCTCAATCCATTTACCCTTAGTAATATTATCGTCTATAGCATGGATAGTTGTTCCGTTTATAATAGGTTTAATAAAGTTTAATAAGACAAATATTTAATTTTTTGTGATATACACTTAGTAGGTGAATTAACTTTTAAATTGTGTTAGAACTTTTTCGCTTATGGTTCTGTTCTATTGGTCCATAGTCGAGTTAGCT
It encodes the following:
- a CDS encoding ABC transporter permease subunit, whose amino-acid sequence is MRPVFYDFKRSFLRLSVILFIVISATIGIAVSYVIYAKVFSPHPYYFYNLNVIGVSIQKGNGVKVIGYIFNNHGIPISNAQINVNGTSYTTNASGFFELNLPNFYFKPITVSYNNQKIEFLPLPVFVNGSRYLSSVGYVQKSNYVFVIVNNNGKGTLILAADNPNNQKVYVSFLDLENSSSFNITNISFKYVGNVTNYINFYHLQTPHSIKYLVVQVRSPSSFAFQTVEEYSPDGYIIPTLVSTMMVEISSFSFIFPAVMLYLAYILFAKPRDSGALKFILARPITRKEFYINRYLGGVLTAILSSFLLSFLIYATLSILLSSSGVLLPIDVPIILFVSTSGAFIGFFSLVYMLPSFIRSGGIALGISIFLFLFFQIGLSTIAEIIAYITGHMSELSNILNEIYYLNPLGAEAFGTYYLEVQYGITSTVSSIHLPLVILSSIAWIVVPFIIGLIKFNKTNI
- a CDS encoding ABC transporter ATP-binding protein — protein: MIEVLYIWKKYGNFTALQDVRFTVYNGEVVGYVGLNGAGKTTTIEIIAGVSYPTRGDVIIDGYSIVKEKKEAAKNVGWVPELPIFEQDVRALDYFIYLAGYYGIDKEEAKKKAEELFSLVGLQGREKDKLKNYSQGMKKRFALAVSLISDPNNFLFDEVLNGLDPEGIMFFRDLAVKLKRKNKAVLFSSHILSEVENIADRVVFIHKGRIIRQMPMREIRNFIKTNTFRVVLGRIDKDVIKIVEKYGNPRIQGNTIFIENFDGNISGLCADLSNYDIIEMGKVKGNLEEVFFRLIGEQNETSIL